ATCTTTCACAGGTTTTAGGCACTGATGTTCAGTTTGCCAATGATTGTATTGGCACAGAGGCCGTAGAAAAAGCGGCAGCTTTACAGGCTGGTCAGGTTTTATTGCTAGAAAACCTACGCTTCTATAAAGAAGAAGAAAAGGGAGATGTTGAATTTGCTGAGAAATTGTCAAAATTAGGTGATATCTATGTGAACGATGCTTTCGGTACAGCCCACAGAGCTCATGCTTCGACAGCAATTGTTGCGCAATTTTTTCCAGGAGCTAAATATAGCGGTTACTTGATGGCTGCAGAAGTCGGAAATGCAGAAAAAGTATTAAACAATCCGGTTAGACCATTTACGGCTATCATGGGTGGAGCAAAAGTTTCTGATAAAATTCAGTTAATTGAGGCTTTATTGGATAAAGTTGACAACCTTTTGATTGGTGGAGGTATGGCTTATACGTTCATCAAAGCTAGAGGCGGTGAGATTGGCCAGTCGTTGGTTGAAATCGATAAACTTGATTTAGCGAATGAGCTGGTAAAAAAAGCAAAGGAAAAAGGTGTAAACCTGGTTATTCCTATGGATGCTCAGATTGCAGATGCATTTTCTAACGATGCCAATGTATATGATGGACCAAATGATCAAATTCCCGCAAATTTGCAGGGGCTGGATATTGGTCAGGAGTCTGCAGCAAATTTCGCTGCGATCATCAAAAATTCTAAAACAGTTCTTTGGAATGGTCCAATGGGTGTTTTTGAATTTGATACCTTTGCGAAGGGTACCAAAGCTGTAGCTGATGCTGTTGTGGAAGCAACGAAGAATGGTGCATTCTCTTTGATAGGGGGTGGCGATTCAGCTGCTGCGGTAAGTAAATTTGGTATGACTGAAGATGTAAGTTACGTCAGTACAGGTGGTGGTGCGCTTTTGGAATACATGGAAGGAAAAGTTCTTCCAGGGGTGAAGGCACTTGAAGATTAATATAAAGCAAATCTTTAGAAAGGGACAACATAGGTTGTCCCTTTTTATTTAAAAAAGATCGGTGTTTTGTACGAAACTATGGATGTAATGTCAGATTAAATCAATTATCTGTTAAATGTTTGTGTAGCACTGGTGAGTTTTTATTGTATTTGCTAAATTTATCATGACATGGTTATATATGCAGATATTGATGGATGCTAATAAGAGTAAAGAAAAAGATAGTTTTGGTTTTTTTTCGGTACTGACGTATAATGTAGCGGGGTTGCCCGGGATTATTTCCTCTGCGATTACAGGAAGAAGTCGAAGTATTGCTGAAATTGGAAAGAAGATCAATCCTTTTGATATTGTTAATGTACAGGAGGATTTCAATTATAATAGAAGTTTATATTGGGGTGGAAATTTACATCCATATCGCACGAAAACCAAGGGGCGTGTTCCCTTTGGTGATGGTCTCAATACCCTGTCTCATTTTCCAATGACTGATGTTGTACGTGTTCCTTGGAAGAAACGTACAGGAGCAGATTTTCTAACACCGAAGGGATTTACCCTCGTTCAGATAGAAATCGTTCCTGAAGTCTGGTTGGATGTCTATAACGTTCATGCGAATGCACAAAATAGCAGGAAGGCATCAAGTGCACGTCGGGATAATCTCAATCAGCTACGTGATTATATCGGAGAGCATTCGGGCGGTAAGCCACTTATTGTAATGGGGGATTTTAATGCACATTATAGTTTTTGTGATGATAACCTGCATGATTTTATGGATTCCACAGCATTGGTTGATAGCTGGGTTGAGCTCGAAAATGGAGGCTTAGTGCCGGAGGTGCGACATGAGTTTAAGCCCCCGCATATGTTGTCTATCGGCAATCAGAGCGAATCTATCGATAAGATTCTTTATCGAAGCAGCAGTCACCTCAGTCTTGCTGCCCGGGATTATAAAATAGAAAATAATCTATTCACCAATGTCAAAGGGTTGCCCTTATCGGATCATTATGCCTTGGCACTGAATTTCAACTGGGCGATTCGTCCTTAAACAGTTCATCCTTAATAGGTATAGTTTAAACTGAATGTTGGAACTACACGTTGTGTTGTGGTGTTGTCATTGATATAGGTACCCTTAACAACAAATTCGAAATCCGGAAGTGGGTATCTAAAGGCATTGAAATCAAGCGAGAGATAGGCTCCAAAGCTTTTTGGTGAAATCTCCCTGTGTTTGTGTATATTTTGATAATCGGCAAATATTCCTCCTTTTACACGTTTTATATAGGCTAAAGATCCTAATCCAAGGTCGGGATAAGCTATGGGAAAACGATAGTTGACCAACACCGTGTTTTTTATTTTTTCATATTTGTAGTAGCTAAATCCACTCACAAGAGGGATATCGTTGATGTATTGATAGATTCCTGATCCTGTTTGGGCGCTCAATCTAATTTGAAAACCGTGATTGCTCATAAATCCAGGTAGATAGAATACTGTTCTTGCTGATAAAATTTCACCTTTTGCATTGTTTTCAAAGGGCGTATGTCGGTAGGTGACACTAAAATTTTGTCCCCATCTTGGGTAGAGGTCCATATTGGCCATTCGAGCATTTCGATTGAGGTAAAGCTGATAGGTCAATGGAAATGCAGTCTCGTAATTAAAGTTCTTGACGTCTGTTCTGCTAAGGTCATAGCGCCGTAGATAGGCTGTTGCCAGGTTGAATCCAGTGGAGTAGACGTAGTCTCTTTTGTAAAAGGAGAGTGGGATGGAGATCTGTGAAGATATATAATGCTCGCGCCAGTCGAAACGGATGCTACTGTCAGGTTTGTTAGGAATGCTTGCTGCTGCAATTTGCCCTCTGTTTTCATAGCGTAGCGAGAATTTTGGAAAGTACTTGTTGTAGGTAAGTTCTGCCGAGTATACTCCTTTTCGAATGTCGGTGTCATATTCATACCCCAGAGCAATTTGTGTGGTGTTTAAGATGTTGTTTGATAACCAGAAGACTCCGGGTTTAAAATTGTCGAAGCTTTCAAAATTGCTGCTACTTAGCGAAAGACTATGAAAATTGAACGTTCTGCCCAGTCCACGATAGGGAGCAATTTGGTAGTGCTGACTAGTATCTACGGAGACTGCAGCGATATTTTTTACGCTGTCTCTGGTCAATGCGGTGGCGTAATAATGCGAAAAGTAATCCGTTTCTGGAGCAATATCAAATGCGGTATCGATAGATGTCTGGGCGATCTTGTAGCCGTTGTACTGGTAGTCGTTGAAGAATAATTGCCTTGTATCGTTATCGTAAAAAGGGTTGAACGCGCCAAATTGTGCCTTTGTCAAAAGCTGTTTTTTTCCAGTTAAGAGGTCGATGCTGTAAATATTATCGATACCGTTGAAGTTAGCTTTTGTGATGATTTTCATACCTGAAAGGTATTGCGGTCTTTCATATTGCTGGTTGCCCCAAGGTGTTAGATTGGTGATTTTATCCTTGTTCAGGTCTATTTCACACAGTGCGGTTCCAGATTCGGATAATCGTATAGCTATTATTTTATCGCCTTGGGGGTTGAAAGCAGGGTGTTGGAGCTGTTCGGAATGGCCTATTTTTATCCGTTTGATGATGCTGTTGTTTTTAAGGCTTATGAGCGTTAGATAGCTGTCATTGGATAAATCTACCTCGACGCAGGCAATGGTTTCGTCTAATGGGCTTAAAATAGGTGAATAATATCTCGTCTGTTTGCTGAGCTGGTTAATTTTCCCTGTTTTGAGATCCATGATATTGATAACGCTGTATGTTCTTTTGTTGAAACGCGGATCTTTATGGAGCTCATCCCATACGATATAACTGCTGTTTACGTCAAAATGTGGCGTTAACTGTATGCCAGTTTTAACGAGCCTATTTTCTATTTTTGTTGCGACATCATACGTATAAATTGCATTGGTTTTTTGTGGGTTCTGCTTAATGAAATAGATCAGACCGTTCTTATGTTTTGGTAGTAAATTGCTGTTGTAATAGCTGTCGTTTTTCTTGTCTATTTCTGTGTATTTCTGGTATTGATAGTCGCTTGTTTTTTTATTCCATATAGCTTCTAAATTTGCTATTGTTTTGTTGTATAAATAGGCGCTATTTCCACCTATTTTTTCCTTTAAAACACGATTGATATTATAGGGATATAATGGTTTTTTGTTCAGCTCCACAAAGAGGTCGGCCTCATAATTCGCGGGTAATTCTGACTTTAAAGTGGAGGTCATCAGATAGCCGATTGTATAGTAACTTGGAACAATGTCTTTATAGGATCCCAGTAAATATTTATTGAAACTGTAGTGGCGATTAGATTGAAAGTTTGCTTTAACAGGCATTTCAAAAGCAGGCAATCTTCCTCTTCCGCCCTCCGAATATATGGTTTCAGTTAGGGTTGCATCGCCTTCGAAGTACCAGGAAGGAACGGTCAGCCCATAGTAGGCAAGGGCTAACTGTTCAAAAAATGGCGCGCGCAATTTTCCTGTCAATTTGTCAAATTGGCTTACATGTCTGGACTCGTGAAGGATCAAATTGGGGAGCCAGGTTTGGTTATCAGGTTCTGCTCCTGCGGTGCTGTATAGTTCAGATTTACGTGGAGACAACTGTACAAAACCGTTCGTTTGCAAATTTGTGTTATGGATAATGAATGGAATTTTTCGCGGTGTTATTTTGTAATTTCTAGCAGTTGTACGCAGCGATCGGTTAACCTGGTCGGCTAGGGTAGGGGCCTTGCCCTTCATCTCTGCGGGGAAAATTAATTGAAAATTCTTCGTTTCAATTTTATACCATTTTTGACTTAAGGGGGCTTGGCTGTCTTCAAAAAATTGAGCAGAACTTTTGTGTGAATATATTATTAATGACAATAATGATAATATGCTGATAATTAAGTTTTTATGTTTCATTAATTTCTATGTATCGGAGGTTTGCTATTTTTTTTAGTTTTATTATTGTTGTTTATATGAATTTTAAGTTCTTTTTAAAGTTTACTAGTTGTTGAATAATAGGGTTTTATGTTTTTTGTATTTCAGCTTTTTTTGTTATTTTTTCTTGAAGAAAAACCAGTCCCATTGAGCTGAGCTGAAAAAAAAGCTCTGCACTAAACAGGTTAAAGTATACGACGAATATACTTAAATAATTGGCGATTCGAAGGCTGTGCTCAGAAAATTTGTTTGCTTTTTTTTTGTGGAAAAATCAGACGACTATGGGGCGTTGCTTTCGGGAGTGTGCTGGCGAGTTCGGTGTGGCCTGATTCATTTTATTCGATAAAAAATGGGTCGGTAATTAGATGATAAATTTCGTCGTCTTTTTTTTGCTTGTACTTGTTGAAGATGTTGGCGGGGACGGTTTTCTCTCGTATTTTTATTGATGACAAAATGTCTCTTTTTTAATTTGGGCATTGCACCATTCGTCTGATATTTATCCCAATTCCTGCGACAGACAGCCGGTTTTTATTATTTATTTTTTTATGCAGAATTTACTTTAAAAAAGCGATTTTTGTAACATATAAATTTTGTGTAGATGTAGGATTTTTAAATTGATAGGAGATATGGAAGAACTGGAAATGCAGGTGAATCAAATAGAGCAATTGATAGCAAGTGGAGATCTTGTTGGGCTGGAAGAATTTTTGAATGAATTAAATATTTCAGAAGTAGAGGAGCTGATTGATGAGTTGCCCGAACATGGTTCACTGTTTATTGAATCGTTAAATTTGAATCGTGCAGTTAACGTATTTCGTATTCTGGATTTCCCTACGCAAAACCGGATTTTTAAGAAGCTTTCTAAAGCGAAAATTAGCGCATTAATTAACGAGTTGCCCCCCGACGATCGGACTTCTTTTTTTTCAGAAATGAAGGACGATATTAAGCATTTGATTTTACTGTTACCACCTAAAGATCGTGTTGAAGCATTGGCTTTGCTGGGCTATCCAGAGGATAGCGTTGGACGCCTTATGACACCCGATTATATTACCGTAAAGGAGCATTGGAGTATTGAGCGTATATTGGGACATATTAGACGTTATGGAAGAGATTCGGAGACGATAGATGTACTATATGTGATTGATGGAAATGGGAAGCTGGTTGATGATATTCGGATTAAAGATGTGCTGATGGCGGAGCCAGATAGAGTCGTTGGAGATTTGATCGATCATCGGCTGATCTCGCTGAATGCTTACGATCCCCAGGAGGAAGCGATCAACATCTTCCGGATGAATAATCGCGTGGCCTTGCCTGTTGTCGACGAACAGGGGGTTATGTTGGGGATTGTGACTGTGGATGATATTCTTTGGGTGGCAAACGAGGAGTACACGGAAGATATGCAGCGTATTGGGGGAACGGAGGCTTTGGATGAACCTTACCTGGATGTGTCGATTAAGAACTTGGTCAAGAAGAGAGCTGGATGGCTTATTGTGCTTTTTCTGGGGCAACTTTTGACAGCTACAGTGATTGAGCATTTCGAGGAGCAAATGGCAAGTGCGATTATGTTGTTTGCACTGATGCCTGTTATTATATCCAGTGGTGGGAATAGCGGTTCGCAAGCCTCAACACTAATTATTCAAGCGATGGCTTTAGGGGAAGTTACGTTGGGGGACTGGTGGCGTGTGATGCGAAGAGAGATTTTGTCGGGTTTACTGCTGGGACTTATTTTGGGGGCTTTGGGCTTTATAAGGATTATGGCATGGCAATCTTTTGCGCATAGCTATGGTCAGTATTGGGTGTTGGTTGCATTAGTTATCTCTTTGTCCTTGGTTGGTGTGGTCCTTTGGGGGTCGTTGATGGGGTCTATGTTGCCTTTTGTGATGAAACGACTTGGGGCCGACCCAGCGAGTTCTTCAGCGCCCTTTGTATCGACATTAGTCGATGTAACAGGTTTGCTGATTTATTTTAGTGTGGCCACGCTAATTTTGAAAGGTGTGCTGCTTTAATCGTACGCAATTTCCGATATTGTTCGTTGATCCACTCATGGCGATTGAAGGTAAAAGAAGGATAATGTTGGTTTAAGTGCTGAAAAGGGGATTTTGTGGAGCTGTTTGAAAAAATAAAAATAAATTATTCTAATTGGAATTTAGGAAGTTGTAAAAAATGTGCTCAAAAAATTTGTAGTATTCTAATAATCTTCCGATACTTGCATCACGGAAACGCAATAGGGTCTCCGGAAAAATTGAAAAACACTCCTGAATAGCTCAGCAGGTTAGAGCATCTGACTGTTAATCAGAGGGTCGCTGGTTCGAGCCCAGCTTCAGGAGCAATTTAATAACTTACATAACCGGGGTTTTTAAAATATTCAATTTTTCATTCCTGAATAGCTCAGCCGGTTAGAGCATCTGACTGTTAATCAGAGGGTCGCTGGTTCGAGCCCAGCTTCAGGAGCAACAATGCAAATATTTTATTTGCAAATAATATTAAAATGTACTACTTTTGTACACTCTATGAGAAAGGAATTTCTCGAAAAATAAATTCCTGAATAGCTCAGCAGGTTAGAGCATCTGACTGTTAATCAGAGGGTCGCTGGTTCGAGCCCAGCTTCAGGAGCAATATTGAAACCGGCTTTACGCCGGTTTTTTTGTTTACCATGCTTATTAAAAAACTATGAGTTTAGTAATTATTGGTACGGTGGCTTTCGATACAATAGAAACACCGTTCGGTAAAACTGACAAAATTCTAGGTGGTGCCGGTACATTTGCGAGTATAGCGGCATCCTATCTATGTGATCAAATCAAATTGGTCAGTGTTGTTGGGGAGGATTTTGGAAATGACAATCTTGATCTTATCAGAAACCGTGGTGTAGACGTTACAGGGGTTCAGGTGATCACTGGTGGGCAAACTTTTTCTTGGTCTGGCAGGTATCATAACGATATGAATAGCCGTGACACCCTGGCTACAGACCTAAATGTATTGGCTGATTTTGATCCCATTATTCCCGAAAGTTACCAAGATTGCGAGTATCTTCTCTTGGGTAATCTTACACCTCAAATACAATTGACAACATTGGAGCGCTTGGTACATAAGCCTAAGCTGGTTGTTCTGGATACCATGAACTACTGGATGAATGTTGCCATGGAAGACTTAAGAAAAGTGCTTCTCAAGGTTGATGTTTTAGCCATCAATGATTCCGAAGCAAGGCAACTATCAGGAGAGTATTCGCTGGTTAAAGCTGCAACAGCCATTTTAGCAATGGGCCCTAAATATTTAATTATCAAAAAAGGTGAACACGGCGCGCTTCTTTTTGGAGAGAACCAGATTTTTTCTGCCCCAGCACTACCACTAGCAGATGTGTTTGACCCAACTGGCGCAGGGGATTCCTTCGCTGGAGGTTTTATTGGCTATCTTGCCAAAGTAAAAAGTATAAACTTTACAAACATGAAGAATGCGTTGATTTTTGGTTCTGCCCTAGCTTCATTCTGTGTGGAGAAATTTGGAACAGATCGTTTGGTTGATCTTACCGAAGAGGACATACAAAAGCGATTGAACGCTTTTGTTGCCCTATCTCAGTTTAATTTATAGTCATTGATCTTTCAGTTTTCCGACGATCTGAAATTTTGAAAATACGGATGCTGAATGAGGGGCTTCTTGGAGCTCCTCAGTTAGATCTTGTCCGGCCCAATGTTCGTAATGCATTCCGTTTTTCCAAAGTCTGCTTTCTCCGACATCATAGATAAATCCGCGATAAGCAATCCAGATCTGTGGTTTGTCCTGACCATTACGTAAAGCCAGTT
The Sphingobacterium multivorum genome window above contains:
- a CDS encoding phosphoglycerate kinase, with amino-acid sequence MKTVDDLNFAGKKALVRVDFNVPLDENFNITDDNRIQGAAPTIKKILNDGGSVILMSHLGRPKDGPTDKYSLKHIVAHLSQVLGTDVQFANDCIGTEAVEKAAALQAGQVLLLENLRFYKEEEKGDVEFAEKLSKLGDIYVNDAFGTAHRAHASTAIVAQFFPGAKYSGYLMAAEVGNAEKVLNNPVRPFTAIMGGAKVSDKIQLIEALLDKVDNLLIGGGMAYTFIKARGGEIGQSLVEIDKLDLANELVKKAKEKGVNLVIPMDAQIADAFSNDANVYDGPNDQIPANLQGLDIGQESAANFAAIIKNSKTVLWNGPMGVFEFDTFAKGTKAVADAVVEATKNGAFSLIGGGDSAAAVSKFGMTEDVSYVSTGGGALLEYMEGKVLPGVKALED
- a CDS encoding endonuclease/exonuclease/phosphatase family protein — its product is MTWLYMQILMDANKSKEKDSFGFFSVLTYNVAGLPGIISSAITGRSRSIAEIGKKINPFDIVNVQEDFNYNRSLYWGGNLHPYRTKTKGRVPFGDGLNTLSHFPMTDVVRVPWKKRTGADFLTPKGFTLVQIEIVPEVWLDVYNVHANAQNSRKASSARRDNLNQLRDYIGEHSGGKPLIVMGDFNAHYSFCDDNLHDFMDSTALVDSWVELENGGLVPEVRHEFKPPHMLSIGNQSESIDKILYRSSSHLSLAARDYKIENNLFTNVKGLPLSDHYALALNFNWAIRP
- the mgtE gene encoding magnesium transporter, whose product is MEELEMQVNQIEQLIASGDLVGLEEFLNELNISEVEELIDELPEHGSLFIESLNLNRAVNVFRILDFPTQNRIFKKLSKAKISALINELPPDDRTSFFSEMKDDIKHLILLLPPKDRVEALALLGYPEDSVGRLMTPDYITVKEHWSIERILGHIRRYGRDSETIDVLYVIDGNGKLVDDIRIKDVLMAEPDRVVGDLIDHRLISLNAYDPQEEAINIFRMNNRVALPVVDEQGVMLGIVTVDDILWVANEEYTEDMQRIGGTEALDEPYLDVSIKNLVKKRAGWLIVLFLGQLLTATVIEHFEEQMASAIMLFALMPVIISSGGNSGSQASTLIIQAMALGEVTLGDWWRVMRREILSGLLLGLILGALGFIRIMAWQSFAHSYGQYWVLVALVISLSLVGVVLWGSLMGSMLPFVMKRLGADPASSSAPFVSTLVDVTGLLIYFSVATLILKGVLL
- a CDS encoding PfkB family carbohydrate kinase, whose protein sequence is MSLVIIGTVAFDTIETPFGKTDKILGGAGTFASIAASYLCDQIKLVSVVGEDFGNDNLDLIRNRGVDVTGVQVITGGQTFSWSGRYHNDMNSRDTLATDLNVLADFDPIIPESYQDCEYLLLGNLTPQIQLTTLERLVHKPKLVVLDTMNYWMNVAMEDLRKVLLKVDVLAINDSEARQLSGEYSLVKAATAILAMGPKYLIIKKGEHGALLFGENQIFSAPALPLADVFDPTGAGDSFAGGFIGYLAKVKSINFTNMKNALIFGSALASFCVEKFGTDRLVDLTEEDIQKRLNAFVALSQFNL
- a CDS encoding cytochrome b5 domain-containing protein; amino-acid sequence: MAEELSEYSKSQLALRNGQDKPQIWIAYRGFIYDVGESRLWKNGMHYEHWAGQDLTEELQEAPHSASVFSKFQIVGKLKDQ